The Acipenser ruthenus chromosome 25, fAciRut3.2 maternal haplotype, whole genome shotgun sequence genome has a window encoding:
- the LOC117962570 gene encoding membrane progestin receptor alpha-B-like yields the protein MATIAMEQLGRLFISLQQVRGIPRMLDEAAPSLPCTLRESEVPRVFRERHINAGYRPSHQNWRYYFLSLFQRHNETINVWSHLLAALVVLMKFSQLSESVDFLWDPHAWPLFILLLSSFTYMTCSALAHLLSAKSELCHYSFFFLDYTGVAVYQYGSALVHFYYAIEEGWHTQVKGFFLPTAAFLSWLSCAGCCTGKYKSHMLPKWVRKLGQVVPSGLAYVWDISPVILRIYSCFPCAGDQAVSYHIYQVSFFLASALFFTYPLPEMWFPGRCNFLGQGHQVFHVLLALCTLAQIEASHLDYLARRPLYSRLHGDSSGFLIWALLAATALSSALTAVYARRKVCSIISSKDK from the coding sequence ATGGCAACCATCGCCATGGAGCAGCTGGGCCGGCTGTTCATCAGCCTCCAGCAGGTGCGAGGGATCCCTAGGATGCTGGACGAGGCGGCCCCCTCCCTGCCCTGCACCCTGAGAGAGAGCGAGGTGCCCAGGGTCTTCCGGGAGCGCCACATCAACGCCGGCTACCGCCCCAGCCACCAGAACTGGCGCTACTACTTCCTGTCCCTCTTCCAGCGCCACAACGAGACGATCAACGTGTGGAGCCATCTCCTGGCAGCTCTGGTGGTCCTCATGAAGTTCAGCCAGCTGTCTGAAAGCGTGGATTTCCTGTGGGACCCCCACGCTTGGCCTCTGTTCATCCTCCTCCTGTCCTCTTTCACCTACATGACCTGCAGTGCGCTGGCTCACCTGCTGTCAGCCAAGTCGGAGCTCTGCCACTACTCTTTCTTCTTCCTGGACTACACAGGGGTGGCCGTCTATCAGTATGGTAGCGCCCTGGTCCATTTCTACTATGCCATAGAGGAGGGCTGGCACACCCAGGTCAAGGGCTTCTTCCTGCCCACCGCTGCCTTCCTGTCGTGGCTCTCCTGTGCCGGCTGCTGCACAGGCAAGTACAAAAGCCACATGCTACCCAAGTGGGTCCGCAAGCTGGGCCAAGTGGTGCCTTCGGGCCTGGCCTATGTCTGGGACATCAGTCCCGTTATCCTCCGGATatacagctgcttcccctgtgcCGGCGACCAGGCGGTCTCCTACCACATTTACCAGGTGTCGTTCTTTCTAGCCAGTGCTTTGTTCTTCACATACCCTCTGCCTGAAATGTGGTTTCCAGGGAGGTGCAACTTCTTGGGCCAGGGCCACCAGGTTTTCCACGTGCTTCTGGCCCTGTGCACGCTCGCCCAGATCGAGGCCTCGCACCTGGATTACCTAGCCAGACGGCCCCTGTACAGCCGGCTTCATGGGGACTCATCCGGGTTCCTCATCTGGGCTCTGTTGGCAGCCACTGCGCTCAGCAGTGCCCTGACGGCTGTTTATGCCAGACGCAAAGTCTGCAGTATAATCAGCAGCAAAGACAAGTGA